A window of Cydia amplana chromosome 16, ilCydAmpl1.1, whole genome shotgun sequence genomic DNA:
GTACAAGATAAAATTAAGACCTCCCAGGCGCAGCTTTTTAGTAGGAAAAGGCGGGCAGTTAAGTTGTTGTATAGGTACTTCTTACCTTTAAATTCAAGGTAGAAGCGCAGGTGGTGTTTTCACACCGACATAATAACGAACGTACATGCGTTGCACATGTAAGGAGCGAGCCTTACCAAAAGTTTTACGAAACATGTTCCGAGTCGCGAATATTGCTAATGGTCGATTCATTAAATATCCATTAACGGCAAATGTTCACGATGTAGATTGTAGACcataatattttctttatatggaGCACTGCCATTTGCATTTACTCGCATAAGTTGTGTAACGGTAGAGGTTTGCATTGAACATATCTACTATAACAAcactgaaaaataaataaatataatatacctatgtatgtaattGAGGTTATTATAAATGCAGAGTACGGTAAGGtgttaaacaaatgtaataCCTAAGTAGTACTTTCTATGTTTTGGTGGGAAGGGAATTCTCGCTACTCTTTCTACTTTACCAACACGGCAAGCAGATCTTTGGTTTCATTAAGCGATAGAtataaaacattaattaaattCAAAGAATTTTATGCATCTTAAAAATGCAATTGCGATGCATTTCAATTACAAATGCCATTTAAAGATTAATTCAGTacgaactaaattaaaacttctGTTTTTCCCAACTGCTTATTACTCGATAAATGTGCAATTACATACACTTTTTCTAGTAATTTTCTCGTACAGAATTATACATTAAACATTAAGACGCATCATTGATTCACAGCATGTCAATACAACTTGTAATGCGCCTAGCCGTGTAACTATTACTGGCTTCAACTTTTTATCCAATTTAAGATGAAAGCGGACAGATGTTAAGACGCCGCGCGGTCTCTGCACGCAAAATGCGCAAAATTAAACAATTCTGGACAAACATTatggctattaaaaaaaagtttccaAGTATTCTTGGTCGCACAATTGTTTAACGGCCAGCAGATGTGTAATCTTTCTAACATAGAATACCGTTTTAAGATGCAACTGAGAGACCGATAACGATGGTCAACACATGTTTGGGTTGGTCAGGTCAGAACCCAAAAACAATACCgatgcaatatatatacttattgcATGATGACCGTGATTGGTTGTAATACTTGTAATGTAAGGAGGCGTGACGTTTTAAAGTTTTGGGTGCAAGCGATTTTCGTTGAGAAATGCTCAACCGTGGCTGCACCCGATAGTACGTTGCTTTAAGTGGCCTCATTTAAAAGCCTCTCCCAGAGAGATTCCAGCGTCCGCATTCATATTTATAAGGGCAGCGTCCATAATTTAGATTAACATCACTTAAAGCCTTAATTAGTAGAGGCGGTGTGATTATTGTTGTAGTGCGGCAGTGTATCGGTACTGCGGCCTTGGGGTTTGACGTCTTGATCGGAGACCTACCGCGTCGACTCTTGCGCAGGTGTTGCCCACACAAAAAACGCGTAAGTCGGCGGCCATCATTAGTCTCATCCCGGCTAGGTATGAAATAAATTGACCGTAAAATTAAAACGGATTTCGGATAAGTCCGAATTTATAACGCTTCGTAGAGATTCAGTCTTTTGTCAAATTGTCAGTAACCCGATTATAATGGCCGTTTAATTCAGATACTTATTGTTTGTGCACAATTTTTATGACCGTGGTGTATTAAAGTTGGGTGATATGAAGGATCAAATAACTCGGAAGGGTCCAAATGGTATCTAAAGCGGTTAAATAACATACCACTCTGACACGCAAAAAATCCGATGCGCCGACATCTGTGTAACATACGACTATTATTTCTTGTATGGTACCTGCAGACGCAAAAACATTGGGTGCACTGGCACTAGTAAAGAATCCAGTGAATGAAAAGCATCTTAGCATCCGGCCGCATCGCTGCACAACGCCGCCACGTCCAATATTTATTAAGACTTTACAAAACGCGATGTATTTTGATGGTGGCTGGCACGTTTCATATACCATAAAAACTTTTACGAGCGTGAAACATATTATGCTATACAGACCGCGGAAATTTATGATTTTCTCAAAAATTTATCGATTATAAAATAGAACGTTTCACGTGCGTCTGCCGTTGAATCATGTAAGTCTTTCTTTGTTGCAGTGCGAGTGTGAAGACGAGTATTGCCTGGAGGCGAAGTCACGGATCGACGTTTGTCGGCCTTCGGTTCTTCGCGGAGCCGCGAATGCGACGAGTTCGTGTCGTCTGTCGCAGCTAATCTGCACGGCGGATGCCCAGTGCGCCACTGCGCTCGGTTATTACCATCGCCTATGCCGCGCAATGTACCGCGGCAGAAAATGTTCCCACAAGTGCCTAAATGCTATAGAAATTTTAAGAAAACAGGAGAAAGCAGCGCCTCTGACAGGATGCCAATGCGATGGCAATGAGGATTACGACTGTCCGAGGATGCAAAACAACCTTGCGAGGCTTTGCTTCCACAAGAAGTTAGACCCCATAGACGAAAAACGCAAAACAACAATAACGCCAGAAGTAGTTTTAGTAGGCAGCAGTTCTATTGCCACTGTTTCAAAACGGCTGCTAgtattattaacatttttcagTTCAAAATTCTATACGTGATAGTTTGAAAATGGGTCTACCTCTAGCATTAGGTCTAATTTAATTCTAAGGTTGGAGCAGCAATTGCATTGAAGTACAActtttgtaaatatgtaaatgagAATATTATAGGTGTACTTAAgctgtaataaattaaaatgattaaaattgaaatagagCTTGTAGGTAAGTGAGGAAAGGCAAGGGGTAAGAGAGGTAGATGGCAAGATGTTCCTGTaactacctaaataaaatatatggtaTTGTCTTTCTTGGAATATGGCTTTTAGTGTGTAAGTGTTACGCTGGTTTAGGTACCACTAGAGTCAGCGAcacttatgtataatttttgttttcacTTTGAGTACGAGGAGTAAAATACGTATTAattcacaaaaataaacaactacCTAATTCAAATCCAGTATGATTCGAACAAGGTAATTAGGTATGGTGTTACGCTGGTTTAGGTACCACTAGTCAGCGAcacttatgtataatttttgttttcacTTTAAGTACGAGGAGTAAAATACGTATTAAATCCAGTATGATGCGAATAAGGTAATTAGGTGCGTGTGTTGCCATTCTCAGTTTTTATCAATATCAGTATTAGCACCATATTTTGTACTGTACCATCTTCATTCAACTGAAAACTACACTGCTACGGAATCTGAAAGTGCTCTCGCTTTGGTTATGTTGAATCACAAAGGTGTTGTAAACCAGCTTCGTATTTAGAAAGAAATCTCAAACTCTAGGCTGTTGATACGGTGTTAAATCTTAGGCCGACGCACGCGCATAATGCAGGCAATCTTGCATGATAGAGGATAGCCGCACCGCCCACAGCACGCATGCGTCGCGCGGGCGTCGCTATAAATACGGCAGCGCTGGTGGTCCGGTGACAAATGCTAGGCTGTTCCCGCCGCGGCGCCACGACGATTGATCTAACGTCCCGGTACCATTCGCTGTCAAACACACGAATTTACAAATCAACGTGTCAATCTGTCCCTATCCATCGCATGTGCGACGACGTGCGTTTGAAAGAAACGGAAGAGTTTTTGAGGTCGTTTGGGTCAGGGAAGTGGATGTTCTAATGACATAGTCGTAGCTAATTCCGGTGTGACACTAATCGCTTGTACTGATGTAGGGCGGTAGATTCTGTAAAAGTATGTTGGTAAAGATTCCAATGTCCCATTAGCATACCATGTTGTTAATATTGTCTTCGAACGACATTTTTCGCTAATTAATCTGGGAGAGCAAGTTCCATTagttctttatgtaaaaaaaaaacagtatatGAGTTTATAAAATCTACCGCTACTATTAACCGCTTTTCCTTAAACTTTGTAATAAGTTTTCTACTCATGTTCGTGTACCAAGAGCTTGCTGTAGCCGTGTCCCTCTTGCTCAATTTAAACCGAACGGTTTAACCGAGGTCCCTTAGTAATGAAGAGGTTGGAACCGGTTTGGTCCAAGCGCCTATTCCGAGAGCTCACCAAAACGAGAGCACAGCAGATCTGTTTTGTACCAGTACGACTACAAATACATAAGATCCGTTAACTTTATTCGAAAGGGCATGAGCTTTTTATAGAATCAAGCACTACCAAGTAAACCCAGAATGTTACGAATCCCTATTGGCGTACGGTTCGTGCGTTTATGTAAACAATTCGTTTGTCTATATCACATATACTAATGTGCCATTCACATCATCCagtttgttagggttccgtacccaaagggtaaaaacgggaccctattactaagactccgctgtccgtccgtccgtccgtccgtctgtcaccaggctgtatcgcacgaaccgtgatagctagacagttgaaattttcacagatgatgtatttctgttgccgctataacaacaaataataaaaaaaagaataaaataaagatttaagtggggctcccatacaacacacgtgatttttgaccgatgttaagcaacgtcgggcggggtcggtacttggatgggtgaccgtttttttgcttgtttttttttttgctttatttgctctaggtattttttgttgatggtgcggaaccctccgtgcgcgagtccgactcgcacttggccggtttttttttgtttttgcttgATATGCCCATATTTTGCTAGCATCCTATGTCCACGTACTCGTACGTAAAACTTCCATAAAATCTTTGATAGAGTAGAGTTCTTGGcaaaagtacctacatgttgTTTAGTATGCGTCTCGCAATTGTATACTAATGTTTCGTCGCCAATCATATCATTCTTTATGCATAATGAATTGACTTGATGTCCGGCATACGAATGAGCACTTACTTATTTTCGCATTACGGTATATCGTTGGAGATTGACGTGCGAAAGTATTCTACAATGCAGATCTTTTATAAAGTATGTATACTAATACAGGGTGTCTCTGActatggggctttaaatccagagctcgattctactcgctaaactgagctacttttattatggaaccaaccccgaaatcccgattttttttttactttttcatacattttggctgatcagatgtcgacgttttctatggaaaagccaaaaaaaaatccccgattttagggttagtcccatagtaaaagtagctcagtttacgagtaaaatcaagccctggatttaaagccccatagTCAGAGACACCATGTACAGCTGAAGTTATTGGTTATTCAGAAAACTGGCGTGgtattttagtacctacatacctatacattttaattcttattatgtttttttacaaGAATTTGTGAATTTTTGAATTTTGCGAATAGTTGCACAAATCTGAAACAGCCATTCGAAAACTCAAGCTGTTCAATTCCAAAATTCAAGCTGGTTTTTCAATGGTTGTTACGGCTGTGGAAACTGATGTGCCATCGAAAACTTTGCAAAATTGTTTCTAACTCACATTTTTGTTTGGGAATTAAAATTGTCCACTTCCAAAATGAAAGTTGCGTGTGAAATATTCCTGAAATTTTCGAGTGCATTGCGAgatttttggaaactttccgaaACTTTATAGTTATGGGTCAGcacataatatgtaaattttactGCATACCTACCTAGCTATAACATCAGATTTTTTCACAGCAATAGATTTGTAGAACTGTAATTTGATTtctttcaattttttttgtattgtagcATATAAATATAAGACAAACTTGTAGAGGCAGTTTTGTGTGAGTGTGCGTGGGTTGAAGTGCAAGAAATAAGTTTTTAGTACATAGTAACTTTAATTCCTTGGGATTCTGTGTGACTGCAGTGATGTAGGTATAGAATAGATTATTCTTAAATGAATATTCATAAATATAATACCGATTAACCACAGTTTACCAAAGTGAGATTATTAGCGTAGTGTGTAGAGAAAAGTAATGTAATATAACGTTACTTATACATTTCATTACATGTCAGTAATTATTGAAAAACGTACAAAGTTTTTGGAATTACAAATatgaataagtaattaataatttattgaattaaaGTTAGTTAGCGATGTAATTAGTTAGTAAAAATTGTTGCATTTGttcgttttgtaaaattatattaaggatttatatgtatttattttattgtactgaaataaaaattgttttctTTATCTTATGGTTTtcttcaataataaataaaccttTCCAATAGGTACTAATGAATATGGTGATTGCAGTAAATGATACATATACGGTCTAGTAGAACCGGGACTAACCTTAATAAGATAAAGCTTCCTCTCTGGGTTAGAAGGGCAGATAGCAAACGCTTTCGTAAAATCTAAATACATAGTACCtgtgccaattcttgggattttGGTTCTGAGCGAACTCCGGGTTCCCCGAGTGACTTGTGTCGAAAATGTTGAAACTTGACTTTCGAaagaatttattaaaaaaaaggctACCaggaaaaaaggaaaaaaaaaatatttcataggaatctagaggcctctatctcccgccatgccaaatctcggcgCACTTGGACCAActtgagaaaataaaaaaaactagttttgGTCCTCAGGTGCATGTAGTTTAGGCACAGCAAACTTTATGCATTCGTGTTCAGTCACAGGTgcattaggtactcgtatttttttgtttagttgcTAGTTTTTTCGCTCCAATGCGATACCTTAGATAAAATCTGAAAATGGCGAGTTAAAAAAGAGACGAGTTAGGAAAGCGtcaatttttgaaaatggcGTGTCGTCCAGAGGGTAGACCAGTTAAGATAGAGACAAGTTTGGGAAAGAGACCAGGTAAGAAAATGGCAAGTTAAAAAAGAGACAAGATAGGAAAGTGCCAAGTTTAGGAAAATGTCGAAGTCGTCCTGAGCGATTAAAAAATCTGTTATTATTAGCAGTGCACCAGAAGATACACGATCAATAATGTCACATTCGTTTTCAAGTTAATATTAGGCAGAGTCGGACCATGTTATGTTTTCGTACcaagtgctacgtcaagtatggagCTGATTGAGGATATATTTTATGCACttttactgccaagtttgtgcaaagttagcgtggttAGGATCAATCAACTCTTATCGTCGTAGTCGATGTTGTATTCAGCAAATGGTAAAACAAATCCAATCAGATAAATAAACCTgatatttagaatagaatagaatataagtttttcgtaagcacaaacaaacgagacaataataatataaaagaaaacacaaaataagattaaagtgccacgaaatggcctcatctcagctgCTAACTGTCGGTCAAGCATGCAAAAGATCGCGTGCGTTCCAATACGAACGTTGACTTGAACCAATACATTTCATATTTTAGTAAGTAACTAATTTTCAAGAAACAGAGATTACAATTATAAACGGGGGccgcttttattattttttactacaaAAATCTCCTGCAGCAGGTATTACAATTAATGGTACAAGCTTTCATGGAACTGGTCTCAGGGATTCGTTAAAATCGACGGAGATTCGAAACTTGATTTAGAGGAAATCGTTAGTCAGTAGCCGTAGAGTTTTGAATATTCTAATAAACAGTGAAGTATTTTATAAACCCATAGGTATTAGttgttataacttttttttataaatagtaTAAGGGGCAAACGATCAGGCTGATGGTAAGCGaataccgtcgcccatggacacatgcaacaccagaggggttgtaagtgcgttgccggtcaagatgggagtacgctcttttctttaaGGAATACCGCTAAAGATGTTATGCAAAAATCATGCTAAAAATTTCACGGCGTCTAAAAAaaagatacctacataaaaaaacttcaattacacttaaatttatattaaccattttgaaataatgaaaataccatatatgtatgtaccataATTTAATAATCAAGATAACGCATAGGTATCTAtaagttatagaaaaaaatcGTCAAGTTTTTCGCTACATCCTTTCCCACGGCCGACGTGTTGGATTTGCCAAAATAATCACGTACAGCCAATTACACTCTTAACTCAAGTCTTATGAAGTACCCTGTTGTTTTATAAGAGCCCTTATCTATTAACAATTTTGTACTTAAAACTTACAATGGGCTTCCTGAAGAGTGGTATCCGCGTTACCGGCGTGAGAAAATTGTAGGACTTGGTATTGAGTTGTATTAAGTATGCACGCATGCACAAGTATAAGGACTTTGCACATAATGCACACGGTTCACACGTTACAGTGGCTATAACGAAGTGTTTGAAAGGAAACGTTGTCAAAAACATTTAacagaatgaaaaaaaaaacgaacgtcGCAATGCAAGTTGATTATACATAGTTGTAGTTTTACCTAAAACTACGTCGTCTTCATGGTTTGTTTAGTGGGTAAAAAACACTGCGACCAGCAGCCGTTTATCCAAAATGTTGGGGCAGACAAGGGTTTTTTCTGCCGATTTTGACTCTAAAATTTAGTGACATCTGCGAACGACGGCCATGCCCCGGAGCGTCCCCACCCCGCGGAAATCACTTCCGCTGTACGACGGCTGAGATCGACATCCAATGGTCAATCTATCTTTAGGTATCTTTGAGACGAACCGGGCCAAAGATATtatcatatcatcatcatcatcatcatatcagccctttatcgcccactgctgagcataggcctctcttctag
This region includes:
- the LOC134655508 gene encoding growth arrest-specific protein 1-like; the protein is MWLLAALLAACAAGAVSTPCFEARTRCAYRTGCGAALNNYMILCNDVLSEPTSVCPKPCEHALIALMSTEEGKELMTCECEDEYCLEAKSRIDVCRPSVLRGAANATSSCRLSQLICTADAQCATALGYYHRLCRAMYRGRKCSHKCLNAIEILRKQEKAAPLTGCQCDGNEDYDCPRMQNNLARLCFHKKLDPIDEKRKTTITPEVVLVGSSSIATVSKRLLVLLTFFSSKFYT